In the Ipomoea triloba cultivar NCNSP0323 chromosome 6, ASM357664v1 genome, one interval contains:
- the LOC116022493 gene encoding histone H3.2-like, producing MARTKQTARKSTGGKAPRKQLATKAARKSAPATGGVKKPHRFRPGTVALREIRKYQKSTELLIRKLPFQRLVREIAQDFKTDLRFQSGAVAALQEAAEAYLVGLFEDTNLCAIHAKRVTIMPKDMQLARRIRGERA from the coding sequence ATGGCTCGTACTAAGCAGACCGCCCGCAAATCCACCGGAGGGAAGGCTCCACGGAAGCAGCTTGCCACCAAGGCCGCCAGGAAGTCTGCTCCGGCGACCGGCGGAGTGAAGAAGCCCCACCGTTTCCGGCCGGGGACGGTGGCCCTGAGGGAAATCAGGAAATACCAGAAATCAACTGAGCTTCTGATCCGAAAGCTTCCATTCCAGAGGCTGGTGAGGGAAATCGCTCAGGATTTCAAGACCGATCTCAGATTCCAGAGTGGCGCTGTTGCGGCGCTTCAAGAGGCGGCTGAGGCTTACCTTGTTGGATTGTTCGAGGACACCAATCTGTGTGCTATTCACGCTAAGAGGGTCACCATTATGCCCAAGGACATGCAGCTCGCTAGGAGGATTCGTGGGGAGAGGGCTTAA